In the Acetobacterium sp. KB-1 genome, TGTGGGTCGGGTTAAAGGTTGTCCGGATGAAAACAGTCTGGAATCTTTCCGCCATGGTATGGTGATCGAGGATTACCGCAGCGCCCCGGCAGCTATTAAGATTTTAAAAATGGATCGGGATACCAGTTTGCTGGAAATGCGGATTCACGAAGGCAAGAAAAGACAGATTCGTAAAATGTGTGCCGCAATGGGCCACCCGATTATTGATTTAAAGCGGGTAGCCATGGGAAATCTGACCTTGGGGCGTTTAAAGCCGGGTGAATGGCGGTATTTAAATAATGACGAAATTATTTATTTAAAAGGAGAAAAGAAATGGTAAAGATAGGATTTCCAAAAGATTTTAGTCAAATTCAGGCATTGTTCCCAGAAAAAGAAAAAGAACGGGACTTGTACATTGTGGCCGAGGATACAGCCAAATCTGAAATTCTGGGTGCGGTGCGTTTTTTTTATGGGGCAGAACAGGTTGATATTTACGAGATGATCATGACCGTGAAGGGCGATCAGGGCATGGCTATTTTTGATGGAATAATCAGAACGCTGCTTTATAAAATGGCTGAAGATGGATGTATATCGATAACTGTAGCAGGTGCCACCGGTGAATTTGCAAGCTACTTCAAAGAACATGAATTTATCGAATCAGGGGATGTCTTGATTCATAAAGCCTTCAGCGGCGAATTTTTCAAGCCTTGTGCAGGCTGCAGTGAAAAATAAACCGTTGCGGGTTACCGACCTGGCCCGCGAATTTTTAAGACCGATCATTAACCGGGGTGATCGTGTCGTTGATGCGACTGCTGGAACGGGTCAGGATACCCTCTTTCTTTGCCAATGTGTCGGCGAAACCGGACGGGTTTTTGCCTTTGATATTCAGCTGGCAGCTTTGCAACAAACCCGAGATATCCTTAAAAAAAACGGCTGCGACGATCAGGTTACCCTGATTCATCAAAGTCACGAATTGATGGTAACGACATTAAAAGCGGCGGCTGTTGGGGAACAAACGGTCAAGGCGATCATGTTTAACCTTGGCTATTTGCCCAGCGGTGATCAGACAATTACTACCCAGGTTGAATCAACTCTGGCAGCGCTTCAGGGAGCCTTGTCTTTACTGACTTCTGGTGGACGAATGACCCTCTGCCTTTATCCGGGTCACCCCGAGGGAATGCTGGAATCTCAGGCGGTAATCAGGTGGTGTGAGACGTTGGAAGCGCCTTTTGCTGCTCATCATTTTCACACGCTAAACCGGGAATCCCCGCCCACATT is a window encoding:
- a CDS encoding class I SAM-dependent methyltransferase, with product MKNKPLRVTDLAREFLRPIINRGDRVVDATAGTGQDTLFLCQCVGETGRVFAFDIQLAALQQTRDILKKNGCDDQVTLIHQSHELMVTTLKAAAVGEQTVKAIMFNLGYLPSGDQTITTQVESTLAALQGALSLLTSGGRMTLCLYPGHPEGMLESQAVIRWCETLEAPFAAHHFHTLNRESPPTLIIIQRTR